The Terriglobales bacterium genome contains a region encoding:
- a CDS encoding NCS2 family permease: MDAVARYFRFEQHKTGYGQEAVAGLTTFMTMSYIIIVNPAIMAAAGLPKEASMVATVVTAIFGTVLMGVYANRPFAIAPYMGENAFLAFTVVGQLHFHWTQALGAVFIAGVLFIVLTITKVRQWLLDAVPMNLRYSFAVGIGLFMTFIGLNETGIVTVGVAGAPVRTGHLTSAPVLVAVFGFLLIAVLMIRKFPGAILVGIAATTLLAFVTGVAQWPAEYVSAPPSLAPIFLKMDLKGALSVGFLGVVLVIFVMAFVDTMGTLIGLSARANLLVDGTLPHIERPMLADALATTFAAVSGTSTAGAYIESATGIESGGRTGFTSLVTAACFGLALFFAPLVAAVPPQAYGPALIIVGLLMLAPIVRIDFNDYTELIPAFAVVALMSFTYNIGVGITAGFVLAPFCKLVAGRVREVKPGLWVLAGLSLMFFVFYPYV; this comes from the coding sequence ATGGACGCCGTCGCACGCTACTTCCGCTTCGAGCAGCACAAGACCGGCTACGGGCAGGAGGCCGTGGCCGGCCTGACGACGTTCATGACGATGAGCTACATCATCATCGTGAACCCGGCGATCATGGCGGCGGCGGGGCTGCCGAAGGAAGCGTCGATGGTCGCGACGGTGGTGACGGCGATCTTCGGCACGGTGCTGATGGGGGTGTATGCGAACCGGCCGTTCGCCATCGCGCCCTACATGGGCGAGAACGCGTTCCTGGCGTTCACCGTCGTTGGGCAGCTGCACTTCCACTGGACGCAGGCGCTGGGCGCGGTGTTCATCGCGGGCGTGCTGTTCATCGTGCTGACGATCACCAAGGTCCGCCAGTGGCTGCTGGACGCGGTGCCGATGAACCTGCGCTACAGCTTCGCGGTCGGCATCGGGCTGTTCATGACGTTCATCGGGCTGAACGAGACCGGCATCGTCACGGTCGGCGTCGCGGGCGCGCCGGTGCGCACCGGGCACCTGACGTCGGCGCCGGTGCTGGTGGCGGTGTTCGGCTTCCTGCTGATCGCGGTGCTGATGATCCGCAAGTTCCCGGGCGCGATCCTGGTGGGGATCGCGGCGACCACGCTGCTGGCATTCGTCACCGGCGTGGCGCAGTGGCCGGCGGAGTACGTGAGCGCGCCGCCCAGCCTGGCGCCCATCTTCCTGAAGATGGACCTGAAGGGCGCGCTCTCGGTGGGGTTCCTCGGCGTGGTGCTGGTCATCTTCGTGATGGCGTTCGTGGACACCATGGGCACGCTCATCGGGCTCTCGGCGCGCGCCAACCTGCTGGTGGACGGCACGCTGCCGCACATCGAGCGGCCGATGCTGGCGGACGCGCTGGCGACGACGTTCGCGGCGGTCAGCGGGACCTCGACCGCGGGCGCGTACATCGAGTCTGCGACCGGCATCGAGAGCGGCGGGCGCACCGGCTTCACTTCCCTGGTCACGGCGGCGTGCTTCGGGCTGGCGCTGTTCTTCGCGCCGCTGGTGGCGGCGGTGCCGCCGCAGGCCTACGGGCCGGCGCTCATCATCGTCGGGCTGCTGATGCTGGCGCCCATCGTGAGGATCGACTTCAACGACTACACGGAACTCATCCCGGCGTTCGCGGTCGTCGCGCTGATGAGCTTCACCTACAACATCGGCGTCGGAATCACCGCCGGATTCGTGCTGGCGCCCTTCTGCAAGCTGGTGGCCGGGCGGGTGCGCGAGGTGAAGCCGGGCCTGTGGGTGCTGGCGGGGCTGTCGCTGATGTTCTTCGTGTTCTATCCCTACGTGTAA